One window from the genome of Cryptomeria japonica chromosome 6, Sugi_1.0, whole genome shotgun sequence encodes:
- the LOC131069826 gene encoding stem-specific protein TSJT1 codes for MFAFFHSSVSCGPEELRSPTSRKGKWKSGPEMMDSFVEARAEAVCLKVTDAGAMAFSHQNQNLLQPRCLACVDDVFCIFVGCLDNLAVLRRQYGLCMNAKENMLIIEAYKALRDRSPYPPDQVLNDLNGSFAFVLYDASSHTIFAAADKEGKVALYWGSASDGSLVFSDDPNVLQDGCDKSFAPFPPGCMFWNGGGLQSFEHPLHKMQAVTRVDSEGQMCGATFRVDKFSRINSIPRVGSACNWANLYSFTN; via the exons atGTTTGCGTTCTTCCACAGTTCGGTTTCGTGCGGGCCGGAGGAGCTCCGCAGCCCCACGAGTCGCAAGGGAAAATGGAAAAGCGGGCCTGAAATGATGGATTCTTTCGTTGAGGCTAGGGCAGAGGCGGTCTGTTTGAAGGTGACGGATGCAGGCGCCATGGCCTTTTCACACCAAAACCAGAACCTTTTGCAGCCCCGATGTTTAGCCTGTGTCGATGACGTTTTCTGTATTTTCGTCGGCTGCCTCGACAATTTGGCCGTTCTGCGAAGACAATATGGGCTTTGCATGAATGCCAAGGAGAACATGCTGATCATAGAAGCCTACAAGGCTTTGCGCGACAGGAGTCCTTACCCGCCTGACCAGGTGCTCAATGATTTAAACGGCTCTTTCGCCTTTGTTCTCTACGATGCTTCTAGTCACACTATCTTTGCTGCAGCG GATAAGGAGGGGAAAGTAGCTTTGTATTGGGGCAGTGCCTCGGATGGATCGCTGGTTTTTTCGGATGATCCAAATGTTTTGCAGGATGGATGTGACAAATCCTTTGCTCCATTTCCACCCG GTTGTATGTTCTGGAACGGAGGAGGTTTGCAGAGCTTTGAGCATCCTCTGCACAAGATGCAGGCGGTGACCAGAGTGGACAGTGAAGGGCAAATGTGTGGAGCAACATTTAGGGTTGATAAATTCAGCAGAATAAATAGCATTCCGAGAGTTGGAAGCGCCTGCAACTGGGCTAATCTTTATTCCTTCACCAATTAA